The Synergistaceae bacterium DNA window TTAGGAGCATGATGATAGGCGACGGCGTACTTGAAGGCCTCCGGAAGGCCCCACTTCTCCACCAGCATCGAGCCCACGAGGGCGTGGTCAAACCCCAGCACCTGCACCTCCGCCTCAAGGAAGGGCATCTGCTGCTCCTCTACCATCTTGGTTATGATCCCGTAGCCGAATCGCACGTAGTCGTTGAGGACGACCTTGCCCACGTCGTGCAGCAGGCCGCCCACGTACGCCTCCTCGGGCAGGCTTCTCCTGGTCAGCTGCGAGATGTACCTCGCCGAGTACGCCACGGACAGGGAGTGACGCCACAGGACTCCCCGGTCGAGGGCATAGCCTGCGAGCGGCTTGTCCATGACCGAGTAGACCGAGGCGGCGAGGACGATGCTGCTGATATTCTTGTATCCAAGGAGTGCTATAGCCTCCGTGATGCTGGAGATATCGCGTGAGATCCCGTAGGCCGCGGAGTTGGCAAGCTTCAACGTACGTATGACCAGCCCCTCGTCCCTGGAGAGACTCGCCGCCACGTCCTGGGCGCTGCTGTCCGGATCGTTCAGCTTGCGCATGGTCTCCACGACGAACTGCGGAAACGACCTTATCTCCTTTATCTTGCCGAGGATGCGGTTTTTGATCAGCTCTCGTGTACGTTCGTCAATTCCTTCCATCTTCCGTCCTCCTCCGTGCCTCAGACAAATCCACCGTTACGGATGGCGCGCCAAAGCGCCCCGCGAGACATCTCTACGAATCGGCCAGGTTGCAGATCCCTCAACACCATTTTACCAATTCTTCTGCGAATCAGCACGTCCACATCGCAACCAATTTCGGCCACCATTCGACGGACCTCTCGCTTCAACCCCTCGGCCAGGACTATCGAGAGCCATCTCCCCCGGGGCTCCCTGTCGAGCAGAAGGGCGTTGACCGGTCTGACAAGACGTCCGTCCAGCACCGTCCCGGACATGAACCTGCGAACCTCCTTGCGGGTTATGTCGCGATCGACCCGCACCTCGTACTCGCGCAGTATTCGTTTGGACGGATGCATCACATCGTGCGCGAACAGCCCGTCGTTGGTGAGGATCAAGAGCCCTTGGCTGTCCCTGTCCAGCCTTCCCACCGGGAAGAGCCGCACCTCTTCGAACTCCTGCGGCAATATGCTCAGAACCGTCGGGCTCCACTCGTCGCTGACGGCGCAAACGACCCCCGGGGGTTTGTTGACGACCAAGTACCGGCTCTCCTGCTCGGAGACCGTTCTGTCGTCGACCCTGACCTCCATCCCCGGCATGACGCGGTATCCCGGCAGGATGACCACCTTTCCGTCGATTCGAACACGGCCTTCCTTGATAAGCTCCTCCACCTTGCGCCGAGACCCGAGGCCGCACGAGGCCAGGAAGCGGTTCAGTCGGACTCCGTCAGCCATGTGGCCCCCGAAGAATGCGGCGCTTCGCGCGGCACCAGCTCGTCCAGTTCCTCCAGCGTCGGCAGCTCGGATATGGACGAAAGACCGAACGTCTCGAGGAACCTCTCGGTCGTCCTGTAAAGCAGCGGAGAGCCGGTTCCTCTCCTCCTCCCCGCGATCCGGATCATACCATGGGCCAGGAGGGTCTCGATCACCCTCTCGCACCGGACGCCCCGGATATCTTCGACCTCTCCGCGGGTCACAGGTTGATTATAAGCTATCACCGCCAGAGTCTCCACCGCCGCCTTGCTCAAGCGTATTT harbors:
- a CDS encoding HDOD domain-containing protein, with amino-acid sequence MEGIDERTRELIKNRILGKIKEIRSFPQFVVETMRKLNDPDSSAQDVAASLSRDEGLVIRTLKLANSAAYGISRDISSITEAIALLGYKNISSIVLAASVYSVMDKPLAGYALDRGVLWRHSLSVAYSARYISQLTRRSLPEEAYVGGLLHDVGKVVLNDYVRFGYGIITKMVEEQQMPFLEAEVQVLGFDHALVGSMLVEKWGLPEAFKYAVAYHHAPNDLDEPEYQDLVDVVHLANSLCLMLGVGIGADGLQSYLFPESLERLGIEDYETLMSDLVDFVAQAEEELSEMEEAFR
- a CDS encoding rRNA pseudouridine synthase, encoding MADGVRLNRFLASCGLGSRRKVEELIKEGRVRIDGKVVILPGYRVMPGMEVRVDDRTVSEQESRYLVVNKPPGVVCAVSDEWSPTVLSILPQEFEEVRLFPVGRLDRDSQGLLILTNDGLFAHDVMHPSKRILREYEVRVDRDITRKEVRRFMSGTVLDGRLVRPVNALLLDREPRGRWLSIVLAEGLKREVRRMVAEIGCDVDVLIRRRIGKMVLRDLQPGRFVEMSRGALWRAIRNGGFV
- the scpB gene encoding SMC-Scp complex subunit ScpB; translated protein: MSSSSGSDSLSTVAKGIEAVLFVSSAPVSTDALSELLSVSPARIRREIDELRDLLLRHGHGITILKVSGGWRMASSEDVAEIVGSFRDTATIQKIRLSKAAVETLAVIAYNQPVTRGEVEDIRGVRCERVIETLLAHGMIRIAGRRRGTGSPLLYRTTERFLETFGLSSISELPTLEELDELVPREAPHSSGATWLTESD